CTACTACCACCTCGCCGCAGGGGGCGATAACGCACGCAATCGGCACGCCGATTTTGCGCTCCAGGGCGGAGAGCGAAACCGGATCCAGCGGGCTTTCCCGGGCAACAATCAGTTTATCCCCCTCAAGGCGCCAGGGCAGCACCGCATAGTGCAGCGCAATCCGGGCCGGTAGCCGGGCAATCATCGCCGGGTCCAGCTTACGGCAGTCTACCGCCTCCGCCTGGAGCCCGGCCTGGCTGGCCAGCGCACAGGCCAGCTGCCACGGGGTGATGGTCCCCTGGCGCACCATGCTTCTTCCCAGCCGCACCCCGTTGATGCGCCGGGCCATGGCCTCTTCCAGCCCGGCGGCGCTAAGCACCCCCTGGGCTATCAGAATCTGCCCGACAGGCGGCGCATGGTTGCGCGGCACAAGCGATGCCGGGAAAGCGTGGTGGCTTTTGGCGCGGATCCAGTTGTGCATATTGCTGTCGAACATAAAGAGCCAGATGGCATACACCCAGGAGGAGACGCTGAGCACCAGGCTCCAGAAGAGCCGCAAAATACTGCCAGCCCCCATACCCGGCCCGTAAGCCGCCGCCACAAACAGCGCCCGCTGAATGATCCGGTGCACCAGCAGGATGGCATTTGCCATCAGCAACCCCGCCAGCAGATGGCTGGCGGAAAATATCCCGAGGAAATGCCAGGGATCTGCGGCGGTATGCTCATACAGCCAGACCGCACCAAGCTGGAACACGCACAGCGCGATCAGCACCGAGAGCACGCTGATAAGCCCGCCTTTACGATCGCGCCAGAGAAAATAGTTGTCCTTCAGGTGGTGGCCCCAGCGCAGCTGGTTATACCCCTGGAGCGCCACACTGCTGTTCCAGCGCGCCTTCTGGCGTACCGTGGCGGCGAAGGTATCCGGCAGGTAGCGGCGCACACATACAATGTCGCGCAAATGGGCCCGGAACCCCACCGGCACAAAATAGTCCCCGCAGTCGGAGACCTTCATCCGGCAGAATATGCCCTTGATCCCGCGGCGGCGCAGAATAAAACCGGTTTCATAATCCACCGCCATGCTGTTGACGTTAAAGGCCACGCCGTCGCCCTCTTCCAGCAGCACCATCAGCGCCCGGCGGCTGATACAGCAACCGGCACCGGTACGGGTGACCTGGCCGGTAAGTGCGGCGCGCACCGGCAGGCGCTTGCCCTGAAGCTCGGCAAATTTATCCACATAGCTCAGCCCGCTGAACTTGTACCAGGGGCGCTCATAGGGGTAGATGGGAATGCGCACCACATCGTGGTAGCTCACCAACTGGCTGAACAGCCGGAGCTCCGGCCCCATGACCACGTCCTGGGCATCGTGAAAGACAAACCCGGTGAAGGTGAAGCTCGCCTGGCGCTCAAAGCCGAACACCGCTTCAAGCAGGCTATTCAGGCAGGCGGCTTTAGAGGCCTGCACGTTGGGCACGCACACCACATGGTGAACATTGGAGTAACCGGCGCAGGCTTCCTTCACCTCCTGCGAGGTGGCCAGATCGTCCTGATAGGTGCCGACAAAGATATGGTAGTTTTCGTAGTCCAGCTCCCGGGTTGCCAGGCGTATCATCCGGCCAATGACACCCGCCTCCTGCCAGGCGGGGATCAGGATAGCCAGCGGTTTCTCACGCGAGGCTTCCGCCGCCGGGAATGGCACCGGCCGGGAAATACCGCTGCGGCAGCTTTTGCGCAGCCAGTAAAAAATATCAATAACCAGATCGTCGAGCCCGTTGAGCAGCAGCAACAGCAGCAGGATAACCAGCCCGGTTTTGAGGAAGTAAAGCCAGGTTGTCGTGATATCAATCAGGCTAGCCATAAATACGGAGGGGCCCATAAACCCGTGCAGAAGACAAAAGCGGAACAAAAACATCCGGCAAAAATAATGAATACCGGCAACAGTTGCGGGCTATGATAGTAGATCCTGGTCACACTTAAAAACCTTATCCGCCTTAAAAGCATGAAATTATATTTTTATAATTCAATGCGTAACATTTAAAACATTTTCCTAACGTCCTGGCGGAACGGGGGTTTACCGGCCTGCGACAAAGAGGGAAAACAGGGCGTTTTCCCTTCTTTGTCAGCCATATCAGGCAGCGTTAACGGCGTTTCCCGGGCAGAGTTTTGACCAGCTCTTCTGGCGTAATCGAGGCCACCACACTTCCGGGAAGCGGCATCTTCAGTATGTGGTTTTTGATTTTGCCTATCACGTGCATCTCACAGGGCTTGCAGTCAAATTTCAGGGTCAGGACCTCGTCCTGGTGCACCAGCTGCATCGGCGTGGCGCGCCAGGCTTTCACCTCTTTGATGCCTTTGGCCTGTTTCGGGCACATATTAAACGCAAAACGCAGGCAGTGTTTGGTGATCATCACCGGCACCTCATCTTTTTCCTGGTGTGCTTCATAGGCCGCGTCAATCATAGTGACACCGTAACGTTCATAGAACGCCCGGGCTTTCTGGTTATAGACATTCGCCAGGAACGTGAGGTGGGTTTGCGGGAATAACGGTGCCGGGGTGCTGACCGGCTTGCGCTGCCCCCGCGTCCAGGCCGCCAGCCGGGCGTCATCCAGGGCGGCAATCGTGTCGCGTCGCAGCTGATTAAGCAGGCTGCCGGGCACAAAGAGCACCCCCGGTAACGCGATGCTGACCTCCCGGGGGTAATACAGGGTCTGGCCCAGGCGGGATAACCCGTCCCGCAGTGCCTCTGCGGCTTTCTCCGGCTTGCTGGCCGGGCCAAAGTCCCCTTCCAGATACCGGGTCACGCTGACCCCGTCTTCACTGGTAGCCGTCAGTATCAGTTGCTCCTGCCAGCCGCCGAGGGTCAGATCCACCGCGATACGCCGCTCGCTGGAGGTTTTCAGCAGCGCCTGCTGCCAGTGGTGGTCGAGGTTGCGGTTGAGCACATGGTGCGGGCGCAGTTTTTGCAGCGCGGCGGGCATCTCGTTAGGCCAGATCCGGTAGCTGTCTGCGGCGGTTTTCTCTACTGTATTCGCCCGAAAGCCGACAATATCGCGCTTGATCAGCACATTGAGCCCGTCGCCGTTTGCCAGCGGCTCCCGGGTGCGGACATCCAGATGATCGCCTGCGACCCGCAGCACCTCTCCGACCGGCAGGCCGACAAATTTAGGCGAGTCAAAGGCGCCAATATTGCCCTGGCGACCGTGGATAAAATAGTCCGTACTGCCCCGGTGGAAGGTTTTGTCCGGCGAGGGGATAAAAAAGTGCTCCGTGCGGCCCGCCGAGGCCCGGCACAAGTCGCTGCGCTGCTCGAGAATGCCATCCAGCAGCTGGCGGTACATGGCGGTGATATTTTTCACATAGCTCATGTCTTTGTAGCGCCCTTCAATTTTGAAGGAGCGGACACCCGCATCAATCAGCGCTTCAAGGTTGGCGCTCTGATCGTTATCTTTCATCGATAACAGGTGCTTTTCATAGGCCACGACCCGGCCCTGATCGTCTTTTAGCGTATAGGGCAAGCGGCAGGCCTGGGAGCAGTCACCCCGGTTGGCGCTGCGCCCGGTCTGGGCGTGGGAGATATAGCACTGCCCGGAATAGGCCACGCACAGGGCACCGTGGATGAAAAATTCGATGGTCGCATCCACATTGTCATGGATGGTTCTGATCTGGCCGAGATCCAGCTCCCTGGCCAGCACAATCTGTGAGAAGCCCACATCGGACAAAAAGCGCGCTTTTTCCACACTGCGGATATCACACTGGGTGCTGGCGTGCAGCTCAATGGGGGGGATATCCAGCTCCAGTATGCCCATATCCTGCACGATCAGGGCATCCACCCCGGCCTGGTAGAGCTGGTGAATCAGCTGACGGGCAGGCTCCAGCTCGTTGTCGTGGAGGATGGTATTCAGGGTGACAAAAACACGCGCCCCGTAGCGGTGGGCAAAAGGCACCAGCTGCGCCAGATCCTGCAAACTGTTTCCGGCATTATGCCGGGCCCCGAAACCGGGCCCGCCGATGTAAACCGCATCGGCCCCGTGCAGGATAGCTTCGCGGGCAATGGCCGTATCACGGGCCGGGCTGAGTAATTCAAGATGAGAACGCTGGCGCATTGTTAAGGGTGTCCGGGCTGGCTGAAAGGCGCTTATTGTAGTCATAAGCGCGCTATTCAGAAAGCCCCCGGTGGGCAGATAACGTCAGCTTTGCTGCGTATCTCAGGCCGGTTTGCGGGCCAGCAGCGTGGCAAAGCGCAGTTTTATCCGGTTGCCGTCTGCGTCTGTGCGGTGCAGTTCGCCGGGATCTTCATTGTATTTCACCAGCTCCCAGCCGGTGTAGTAGTCGCTCAGTTCACCGCGACGGAAGGTAAACGGGAAGCCGACACTGCACGGGTAGTCGTCCGTATCCATGGCGGAGACAATCAGGTTATAGCCCCCGGGTGCGGTAACCCGCTGCATATCGCCGATAAGCCCCGGTATGGTGGCCGGCTCCAGGAACATCATCACCACCGTTGAGAGCACCAGATCCCACTGCCCGTCCAGACGCAGGGCGTTTAAGTCCGCCACGCCGGAGTGTAAATTTTCCAGCCCTTCCCCGGCGGCAATGCGCGCCAGGTTTTCCACGCTCATGGGGTTACGATCCCAGGCTTGCACCTCAAAACCACGGGCGGCCAGATACAGGCTGTTGCGCCCGTTGCCGCAGCCGAGATCCAGCGCCTTACCGGTGTGGATATATTTCATCGCACTGAGCACTTCGGAATGGGTACGGGTCAGGCCGTATTTCCCGGTAAAGTAATTTTCATCACGCACAGTCATTCGCGCTCCTTACATGTGGCGCCGGTTGGCACCTGAGTCGTTACAATAAGTTTGCCCTGCACCAGCAGCACCAGGGTGCGCAGAATCAGTACCCCGATAATGGCCGCCGCGAAGATAAACAGCGGCACGGCAATCCAGGCTAAAGCGCCGCCCGGCGCACTGTGCCCCAGGTGCAGCGCCGTGGCCGCAAGGGAGGAGACCCCGAACGAAAAGCTCCAGAACCCGGCGTTAAACGGGTTGGCGCTGTACCAGGGAAACAGCCGGATCATAAACAGCAACTGCAGCAGACCATAGCCGAATAGCATTTTGGCGAACACATCTACCTGGCCGCTGTTCACACTCAGCCAGGCGCTACAGGCCACAAAGGCCGGTGCCATCTGGATCCCGAGCGAGGCCCGCACCGGGGCGGGCATCTCATTCAGGCTGCGCAGCCGGTAAAGGATAGCCGGCTCCAGGCTCAGCCAGGAGAAGACCCCCGCCCCGAGGAATAAAATACCAATGTCATGGAACCCCAGAGCGCCGCAGGCCATGGCGCTGATAAAGTTATTCGCCACCGTTGGCAAATAGAGCCCGGGGGTGGTCGCTTCCGCCGGGTGCGACCCGCGCCACAACCCGCCGCTTTGCCAGGCCGCATAGAGCAACTGCACCGCGGCAGACACCACAAACATCCCGGTGCTCAGCGGCCTGCTCAGTGGCACCAGGGCAATGGCCACCAGCATGGTGGTGGCCGGAAACAGGCTGACAAAACTGCTCTGTAGCGGGTGGTGTATCTCGTCAATAATGCTCTGGTAGTGCAAAAACAGCCGGGAGAGCCAGGCCAGCGCCAGCAGCAGCCAGATAACCACCGCCGCACCAACCAGCACCAGGCCGGGCAGCTCCGGCACCGGCCAGATGGTGGCGGCATAGCGCCACGCCTGCCCCATACCAATGATGCCCAGCACCATACCGAAATAGCCTGAAGGGAGATTGAGCCTGCGCCGGGTAGGCGCCGGGATTGTCGAACGGGTCATTTTTGCTGAACTGATAAAGTGTATTTGAGAGGCAGTTTAAACTAATGTGAGCCCGATCACCATGCTGCTCTGTGTCGCATCTGCTACGGTTAACGAAGACCTTCTGCGGGAGCCCGGTCATGAATAAATATCGTCTGAGCGAGCAGATTCGCCCGGTTGAGCTCACCCTCAACGGGCAACACTTGCGCCTGCGGCTGCGCCAGATTATCGCCTGCCGGGATTTTGCCGACGTGCGCGCCGGTGATAGCGGCGGCTGGGTAGATAGCGACACCTGCCTGAGCCAGCACGGCACCAGCTGGATATACGATCAAAACAGCCTGATATTTAACGGGGCGAGCATCCGTGATAACGCCCGCATCCTCGGCCCGTGCCAGATATACAACGGCGCCATCGTCACGGACAGCTGCTGCATTGAAAACAGCGAAATTGGTGACCGGGCACAAATTTCACACCAGGCGGGGATCCACTATTCGCGGGTGCGGGGCGCCTGCCAGATCCGCGACAATGCCCGGGTGCTGAACGGCAGCCATATTCAGGCGGTCGCCGGGTTAACCGCCAGCGACTGCCAGCAGCTGCGGGTGGCCGATCAGGCAACGGTGTCGGCCTCCCGGGTGGTTCACCAGGCCCAGGTGTGCGGCCATGCGATTGTTAACCACGGTTTTATTGAACACCGGGCGAGGATTTTTGATCACGCGATTATCGACGGTAACGTCCGTAATAACGTCTGGGTGTGCGACAGCGCGCAGGTTTACGGGCGGGCACGTATTGTGGCGGGCAACGGGGAGGATGAGATCCCCACCCTGCGTTACAGCACCCGGGTGTATGACAGCGCCCTTGTCATCGGCAACTGTGTGTTGTGCCACCATGTGCAAATTTGTGGCCACGCCACGCTGAACGGCGGGCCACTGCAACTGGACAACCATGTGGTTGTCTGCGGCTATGCGCGAGTCACCGGGAATGTGTTTATTGAAGGCGATGTGCAGATCGGCGAAAGCGCCTGTGTGGAAGCCTTTGACGGCGACAGCCTGCATCTGCAGGGCAGTAAAATCATTGCCGGGGAGCAGCACATCACCCGCAGCAGCTTCCCCGGGGTTTACTGATCTTCTGCGTCGATTATCCGCCCGTAGAGATGGACATCGTGGAATGCCCCGTTCAGGTATTCCGCCTGCACCAGGCGGCCTTCCAGCGTAAAGCCATTACGCCGGGCCACATGGTTGCTGGCCTGGTTGGTGACAATGCATTTGATGGCAAAGCGCCGCACCAGCCCGCTGCGGGCATAGTGGTGAATAAACGCCTGCAGGGCGCGGGACATAATGCCCTGCCCCTGCAGCTCCTGCGACAGCCAGTAGCCTATCCACCCGGCCTTGTTGGTGGGCTCTATCTGGTTAAATGAGATAACCCCCGCGGGCTGGTCATCGTAATACATAATGAACATTTTGGCGTATCCGCGATGGTGCAGCAGATAGTTGCCCTGCAGGGTTTTACGGATATCTTCGGCGCTGTTCACATGGCGCGGCCAGTCCATTGACTGCTGTAGCCACGCCTGATTTCGCTTCACCAGCCCGTAGAGCGCCCCGGCAAAGCGCTCATGTACCGAATAGAGCACCAGATGCTCATCTACCGGGATAATTTCATCTTCCACACCAGACTCCTTTACTTGCCGCCCGATGCCCGTGCGTTAGCGCATTTTGCGATCGTCGACATATTTTCGCTGGTCTGCCGCTGGCGGGAAATACTGGTAGAGCCAGGTTTCGCTGATGGCGTCACCCCGGCAGCGCAGATACATGCGCATCTCCACCGGATCGGTTGAGTCAGATGTCGGATACCAGTCAAACAGAATGCGGTAGCCGTCAAACGGCTCCACATAGAGGATTTCAATCTGTTTCGCTTCACCGCTGGAGAGGGTTATCACCGGCTCAATGCCTTTGGGCGCGGCGGCTTTCAGATCACCGCCGACAAAATCAATGGCAAACCGGCGGCACCATTTTTCCGGGTAGTGCTCACCAGGTGCCCAGCCCTCAGGGAAGCCGCCCATGCCGGTACGGGTAGCCAGTACGCGGGCCAGCGGCGTATGGAATGGCGCCTGGCCGCTCCAGTACAGGCGGTAGCTGAAGTTCAGTGTATCCCCGGCTCTGACGGGTTTTTCCGGCTGCCAGAAGCAGACAATATTGTCCAGGGTTTCGCCGGTGGTGGGGATCTCCATCAGCCCGATGCTGCCTTTGCCCCAGTCGTTACGCGGCTCCACCCATAAACCCGGGCGCTTATTGTACCACCCCATCACATCCTGATAAGAGGCAAAATCGTGATCCGTCTGCAGCAGGCCAAACCCTTTGGGGGTATGGTCGCTAAACGCGTTGAACTGCAGGCGCTGGGGGTTGTTCAGCGGGCGGCAGATCCACTCCCCGTTGCCGCGCCACATGGCCAGGCGATCCGAGTCATGAATTTGCGGGTGGATGGTATCGCACATGCGCCGCTCGTTGGTGCCGCAGCTGAACATGCTGGTCATGGGCGCGATCCCCAGCTGCTGCACGTCTTTGCGGATATAAAGATGGTTTTCCACCTCCATTACCACCCGCTTCGCCTCACAGTGGATAATAAATTTATAGGCCCCGGCAACGCTCGGGCTGTCCAGCAGGGCGTAGACCGTAAAAGTAGTGTCGCGGGGCTCCGGAGTTTCAAACCAGAAGGCGGTGAAGTCAGGGAACTCTTCCGGGCGGTCTGCGAAGGTGTCAATGGCAAGACCACGGGCAGACAGACCATACTGCCAGGTGTCGTCTACTGCGCGGAAATAGCTCGCCCCGAGGAACGAGACCACATCGCGGCTCGCCAGTGAGGGGGCTTTAAAGGCTTTAAAACCGGCAAACCCCAGATCGGTCTGCCCTTCCAGCTGGCGGGTATCGACCCCCGCGTTATGGTAATTAAACAGTTCCGGGCGAAAGTGAATCTCCCGCGCCTGCCGGGTTTTCGGCTCCAGTGCGTACATCCGCACCCGGCGGCGAAACCCCATCCCGACGTGGAAAAACTGGACATCCAGTTTGCGGTTTGCGCTGCCGTTCCACAGGGAGTGGGCCGCATCATACTGAATGCTGTTGTACGCCTGGGGGGTGAGGTTTGCGAGCGTCTGCGGCAGCGGGCGTGGTGCCCCGCCCCAGGGCTGCTTTGCCAGGTCCAGGGCCATACTTTGCAGGGCATTAAAGCTAAAAGGTTTGCTGGCGCCATCCGCAATGGCGGCGCTGTCTGCCCAGGCGGCGCGCGAAAAAAGGCCGGATAATGCCGGAGTGCCGCATGCTGCGGCCAGAGCCATCGAGGCTTTAATAAAACGTCTGCGATTCATGCCTGAAAAATCGTCCTGTCTGTGTCGATGTATTTGAC
This Shimwellia blattae DSM 4481 = NBRC 105725 DNA region includes the following protein-coding sequences:
- the ydcK gene encoding YdcK family protein; this encodes MNKYRLSEQIRPVELTLNGQHLRLRLRQIIACRDFADVRAGDSGGWVDSDTCLSQHGTSWIYDQNSLIFNGASIRDNARILGPCQIYNGAIVTDSCCIENSEIGDRAQISHQAGIHYSRVRGACQIRDNARVLNGSHIQAVAGLTASDCQQLRVADQATVSASRVVHQAQVCGHAIVNHGFIEHRARIFDHAIIDGNVRNNVWVCDSAQVYGRARIVAGNGEDEIPTLRYSTRVYDSALVIGNCVLCHHVQICGHATLNGGPLQLDNHVVVCGYARVTGNVFIEGDVQIGESACVEAFDGDSLHLQGSKIIAGEQHITRSSFPGVY
- a CDS encoding peptidase U32 family protein, producing MRQRSHLELLSPARDTAIAREAILHGADAVYIGGPGFGARHNAGNSLQDLAQLVPFAHRYGARVFVTLNTILHDNELEPARQLIHQLYQAGVDALIVQDMGILELDIPPIELHASTQCDIRSVEKARFLSDVGFSQIVLARELDLGQIRTIHDNVDATIEFFIHGALCVAYSGQCYISHAQTGRSANRGDCSQACRLPYTLKDDQGRVVAYEKHLLSMKDNDQSANLEALIDAGVRSFKIEGRYKDMSYVKNITAMYRQLLDGILEQRSDLCRASAGRTEHFFIPSPDKTFHRGSTDYFIHGRQGNIGAFDSPKFVGLPVGEVLRVAGDHLDVRTREPLANGDGLNVLIKRDIVGFRANTVEKTAADSYRIWPNEMPAALQKLRPHHVLNRNLDHHWQQALLKTSSERRIAVDLTLGGWQEQLILTATSEDGVSVTRYLEGDFGPASKPEKAAEALRDGLSRLGQTLYYPREVSIALPGVLFVPGSLLNQLRRDTIAALDDARLAAWTRGQRKPVSTPAPLFPQTHLTFLANVYNQKARAFYERYGVTMIDAAYEAHQEKDEVPVMITKHCLRFAFNMCPKQAKGIKEVKAWRATPMQLVHQDEVLTLKFDCKPCEMHVIGKIKNHILKMPLPGSVVASITPEELVKTLPGKRR
- the rimL gene encoding 50S ribosomal protein L7/L12-serine acetyltransferase, which translates into the protein MEDEIIPVDEHLVLYSVHERFAGALYGLVKRNQAWLQQSMDWPRHVNSAEDIRKTLQGNYLLHHRGYAKMFIMYYDDQPAGVISFNQIEPTNKAGWIGYWLSQELQGQGIMSRALQAFIHHYARSGLVRRFAIKCIVTNQASNHVARRNGFTLEGRLVQAEYLNGAFHDVHLYGRIIDAEDQ
- the tehB gene encoding tellurite resistance methyltransferase TehB; translation: MTVRDENYFTGKYGLTRTHSEVLSAMKYIHTGKALDLGCGNGRNSLYLAARGFEVQAWDRNPMSVENLARIAAGEGLENLHSGVADLNALRLDGQWDLVLSTVVMMFLEPATIPGLIGDMQRVTAPGGYNLIVSAMDTDDYPCSVGFPFTFRRGELSDYYTGWELVKYNEDPGELHRTDADGNRIKLRFATLLARKPA
- a CDS encoding glucan biosynthesis protein D gives rise to the protein MNRRRFIKASMALAAACGTPALSGLFSRAAWADSAAIADGASKPFSFNALQSMALDLAKQPWGGAPRPLPQTLANLTPQAYNSIQYDAAHSLWNGSANRKLDVQFFHVGMGFRRRVRMYALEPKTRQAREIHFRPELFNYHNAGVDTRQLEGQTDLGFAGFKAFKAPSLASRDVVSFLGASYFRAVDDTWQYGLSARGLAIDTFADRPEEFPDFTAFWFETPEPRDTTFTVYALLDSPSVAGAYKFIIHCEAKRVVMEVENHLYIRKDVQQLGIAPMTSMFSCGTNERRMCDTIHPQIHDSDRLAMWRGNGEWICRPLNNPQRLQFNAFSDHTPKGFGLLQTDHDFASYQDVMGWYNKRPGLWVEPRNDWGKGSIGLMEIPTTGETLDNIVCFWQPEKPVRAGDTLNFSYRLYWSGQAPFHTPLARVLATRTGMGGFPEGWAPGEHYPEKWCRRFAIDFVGGDLKAAAPKGIEPVITLSSGEAKQIEILYVEPFDGYRILFDWYPTSDSTDPVEMRMYLRCRGDAISETWLYQYFPPAADQRKYVDDRKMR
- the tehA gene encoding dicarboxylate transporter/tellurite-resistance protein TehA; its protein translation is MTRSTIPAPTRRRLNLPSGYFGMVLGIIGMGQAWRYAATIWPVPELPGLVLVGAAVVIWLLLALAWLSRLFLHYQSIIDEIHHPLQSSFVSLFPATTMLVAIALVPLSRPLSTGMFVVSAAVQLLYAAWQSGGLWRGSHPAEATTPGLYLPTVANNFISAMACGALGFHDIGILFLGAGVFSWLSLEPAILYRLRSLNEMPAPVRASLGIQMAPAFVACSAWLSVNSGQVDVFAKMLFGYGLLQLLFMIRLFPWYSANPFNAGFWSFSFGVSSLAATALHLGHSAPGGALAWIAVPLFIFAAAIIGVLILRTLVLLVQGKLIVTTQVPTGATCKERE
- a CDS encoding glycosyltransferase, with product MASLIDITTTWLYFLKTGLVILLLLLLLNGLDDLVIDIFYWLRKSCRSGISRPVPFPAAEASREKPLAILIPAWQEAGVIGRMIRLATRELDYENYHIFVGTYQDDLATSQEVKEACAGYSNVHHVVCVPNVQASKAACLNSLLEAVFGFERQASFTFTGFVFHDAQDVVMGPELRLFSQLVSYHDVVRIPIYPYERPWYKFSGLSYVDKFAELQGKRLPVRAALTGQVTRTGAGCCISRRALMVLLEEGDGVAFNVNSMAVDYETGFILRRRGIKGIFCRMKVSDCGDYFVPVGFRAHLRDIVCVRRYLPDTFAATVRQKARWNSSVALQGYNQLRWGHHLKDNYFLWRDRKGGLISVLSVLIALCVFQLGAVWLYEHTAADPWHFLGIFSASHLLAGLLMANAILLVHRIIQRALFVAAAYGPGMGAGSILRLFWSLVLSVSSWVYAIWLFMFDSNMHNWIRAKSHHAFPASLVPRNHAPPVGQILIAQGVLSAAGLEEAMARRINGVRLGRSMVRQGTITPWQLACALASQAGLQAEAVDCRKLDPAMIARLPARIALHYAVLPWRLEGDKLIVARESPLDPVSLSALERKIGVPIACVIAPCGEVVVGLRRWYSHHRIDQYACVVRAVEMGLFSPGRGEQLWQQYVSGQILFAEVLISQAWIDPSVLHAMLLRYEHSDLMFGEFLVEENVVSEEAVASALRRQRQLQPTMEGLFSQMGINHLMFAALNAGAA